The DNA region TTGGTTTCGGCAGTTTCATCCGCGCGCAGACGTGCACCGCGATACAGGTTAAAGCCGATAAAGAAGAGGGCAATCAATGCAAGGCCGGCACAGGCCAGGATGTGGTAATTGTTGGGGAAGCGGCTGTTAGCCTGTACGGAAATCTTGTCCTGGATACTGGCCAGGGCCTGCAGCAGTTGCGGGGTATCGGTCAACAGGGCCTCGGCAGCCTGACGGGCGCGAAACAGGGTGGTAGAACCCTCAAACATCTCCTGGATCGATTTATTAACGCCCTCAAACAGGTTGGTAATCTGGTCCAGGCTGGCACGCGCGTTGTTGTCGGTAACACGCGAGATACCCAGCATCACATCGCCACTTTTCATGGCAGTGAGTACACGCGAATAGAAGTTGGCATCGCGGTTGAACTGGTCGGCGGCCTCACTCGCATCGGCGTCGCCGCGCAGCATCTTATCCACGTTACGACCGATACGCTCGGCGCGCCAGGAGAGCAGCTGGGCCTGGATCGCTTGTTCAGCCGGGGCATTGGACTCGAGCAGGATATCCACAATGTTGTTGTGTTCGGTCTGCAGGGTGGGCAGGTTTTCGTTCAGGGTTTTACCCACATTGTTGAGCGATACAATCAAGTCCTTGTTGGTGGCAATTGCCTGGGCGTTGGTTTTTACCCGGCCCCAGATACCCTCGTAGTTACTGAATTCCGGGCTCAGTACGCGGCGGGTGCGCTCGTCGGATGCGCGCAGGGTATCCCAGGTGCGACCCATACCGGTCACTACGCTGTTCAGTTCATCGAACGCTTTATCGTCGCCGGATGTCGCATCGCGCGAAAGCGAGGTCAACTGGTAGGCCTGGGCGCGAAGGTCGGCAACCTGCTGGACATAGCGCTGGTCATTAGCGGCATCTCGCTGCACGATAATGAAGGCGATCACCATCAGGATTATCGATAGCACCAGCACTGCCACGGCGACAACCATCGCTGGTTTCGCCCGGAAGGCCGTTATCTTGGAATCAGTTTTCATCTAAGCACTCCTAACCAGCATTTGGTTTTATTTTTTCTTCACCCGCTCCAGTACATGTGTACTGACCTTGGGCATAACTCCAACTATTTTTCGCCTGCCCTTCACCTAGGACTTGGCCGCGTTGGTAAAACGCGACTCCTCGGCCAGCAATGCCGGACGAAACAGCGACCAGCGCTGCTCCCCCTGAGGATAGCTCCCGGTGACAAACGGCAGGATACTGTCGGCGACAGTACCTGCCTCTTCACTGTATTCATCCATGGGAAAATGTTGCATCCCGAAAACCTGGTCCACCATAAGGCCGGAGTAGAGGGTTTCGGTTTCCAGAATCAGTACCCGGCGCTGCTTGCGTGAACCACCCAGGCGGTCACCGAAAAAATGGGCCAGGTCAAAAATCGGCAATAAGCGACCGCGCACGTTGGCAACACCCCTTACCCAGGGTTGTACACCGGGCAAATGGGTATAGCTGGGCACTTCCAGCATTTCAGAAACCTCACCAATGGGTGCAACGAACAAGCTGCCCATAAGCGAAAAGCCGATACCGCTCCACTGGGGGCGAATATCGGCTTGGGCCGGCAGACCGCGCGCGGCGGCGCGGGAGGTCTGGGCCAGGTGAAGCAACGCCTGGAAGGCGGCCTGAGGTTCTGACATAAGCAGTTGTATCCTAACGGTCCCGCCCGGCAAGCCTGGGATTCTCAGGCTTGCCGGGCGCTTATTGTTTTATTCTCTCGCAAACTTTGTAATTAACCACGCTACTGGAGCGATGACAGCCATTAGCGCATTACCTCGGCCATGGCTGACATCAGGACTTCCTGGGTGATGGGTTTTGCCAAATAGGCTTTAGCGCCCTGGCGCATGCCCCAGACACGGTCAGTTTGCTGGTCTTTGGTGGTCACGATAATCACCGGGATATGGGCAGTTTCCGGCATCTTGGATAACTGTCGGGTTGCCTGGAAGCCGTTCAGGCCGGGCATCACCACATCCATCAATACCACATCGGGCAGCTCTTTCTGGGCCAGGGCAATACCGGCCTCGCCGTTATCGGCGGTCAGTACTACATGGCCATTCTTTTCCAGCATGCTGGTGAGCTTGTAGGTTTCGGTTGGTGAATCATCAATAATCAATACTCTGGCCATAAGTGCTCCAAAAACAAAATAATTGCCGCACACAAGGCGGTGGACATCAGACAATCCTTTGGGGTGCGATCCAGGCTGTTACTGGCAGTAAGCAGCGTAAACCGGGTCATGGCGACCGGCAAACCCGAATCAGGAGGCTTTCAAATGCTTGACGTGGGCCTCAATAGCGCCCAGCAGCTCACTTTTACTAAAGGGTTTGGTCAGGTATTGGTCGGAGCCAACAATGCGCCCCTTGGCCTTATCGAATAGCCCGTCTTTGCTGGAGAGCATAATGACAGGGGTGGTTTTGAATTCGCTATTGTTTTTGATTAATGCACAGGTTTGATAGCCATCGAGGCGCGGCATCATGATATCGACGAAAATGATGTCGGGGCGGGTATCAGCGATTTTTGCCAGGGCATCAAAGCCATCGGTGGCGGTAATCACCATGCAGCCCGCTTTTTTTAACAGGGTTTCAGCCGTGCGGCGAATGGTTTTGCTGTCGTCGATAACCATTACCTTCAGGCTTTCGTAAGTTACTTCCATACTCTGACCTTGCCTTTGTTATTGCCGTATTTGCCAGATTGATACGCCGTGCCCTGATAGTCTGCCGCTGTATGGCCGGGAGGCGCTTTAAGCAGTTGCTTCTTCATAAAATAGCAGATTGGTTGGCGCCTGCTTCTATAACTTGTATGAAGATTGCAAAGCCAACTTTTAACACAGTTTTTAGGGTTTCGCCATAACTAGTTGAATATATGAGTAATCTATTCATTTTTTTAAGTTATTAGACCGCTTTAATCTGTGCCCCACGTCCTTGCTTTAATCTTTCCGAGGTCTTAACGTTAGCCGCCAGCGCTTTGCGCTCTACCGGTTATCCGCGAGTACCCATTTATGGCCATTTCCCTCGGGGTGGTGATGGATCCCATCGCCGACATTACGTTTTATAAAGATACAACGCTTGCTTTGCTACTTGCCGCCCAGGCGCGCGGCTGGAGCCTGCACTATATGGAACAGGGCGACCTTTATATCCAACAGGGCGAAGCCCGTGCGGGCATGCGCAGCCTGTCTGTTGCGGATAATGCAGATGGCTGGTTTGAACTGGGTGCGCGTGCGGATTGCAAGCTCGGTGATCTGGATGTGATCCTGATGCGCAAGGACCCGCCATTCGACAATGAATACATATATAGCACTTATATTCTGGAAGCAGCGCAACAACAGGGTGCTTTGGTGGTTAATGATCCACGCAGCCTGCGCGACTGTAACGAAAAGCTCTTTGCCACCCAGTTTCCCCAGTGCTGCCCGCCCCTGTTGGTAAGCCGCGATATGGTTCGCCTGCGCGAGTTTCACCAAAGCCAGGGCGATGTGATTTTCAAACCCCTGGATGGTATGGGCGGCAGCCGCATTTTCCGCTGCCGCGCAGATGACCCCAATGTGGGGGTGATCCTTGAAACCCTGACCGATTTCGGCCGTCAGCTCACCATGGCCCAGCGCTATATTCCGGCCATTAGCCAGGGTGACAAACGCATCCTGGTGGTGGATGGCGAGGCGGTACCCTATTGCCTGGCGAGGATTCCCGCCCAGGGTGAAACCCGCGGCAACCTCGCTGCCGGTGGCAGGGGCGTGGCCCAGCCACTCAGTGAGCGCGATCAATGGATAGTGTCGCAGGTGGCGCCCAGCCTCAAGGCGCGCGGCCTGATGTTTGTCGGGCTGGATGTGATTGGCGATTACCTGACAGAGATCAATGTGACCAGTCCAACCTGCGCGCGTGAAATTGACAAGGCCTATGGTACGGGCATAGGCGCACGCCTGATGGATGCCATTGAGCCTAAGCTGGCGGCGCGTTAACACTATGAACCAGGCAGTGGCAATGGAAGACGTGGACCTGAAGCCGGTGGTTGAAACCGGTGACCGGCTCAGTTTTACCCTGTTTATGGCGCTGGTGATCCACGGTTTGATTTTGCTGGGCATAGATTTCAAGCTGCCTGAGCATAGTAACCACTCACAAACTATTGAAATTACCCTGGCTACCCACAATGCGTTACGCGCACCGGACGATGCCGATTTCCTCGCCCAGCATAACCAGGAAGCGAGTGGCACCATTGATGAGGCCAAGCAGCTAACCACGGTAAAGCAAGCGGAGTTTGCCGATACCCAGGTGCGCGATGTCAACCCGA from Cellvibrio japonicus Ueda107 includes:
- a CDS encoding chemotaxis protein CheW — protein: MSEPQAAFQALLHLAQTSRAAARGLPAQADIRPQWSGIGFSLMGSLFVAPIGEVSEMLEVPSYTHLPGVQPWVRGVANVRGRLLPIFDLAHFFGDRLGGSRKQRRVLILETETLYSGLMVDQVFGMQHFPMDEYSEEAGTVADSILPFVTGSYPQGEQRWSLFRPALLAEESRFTNAAKS
- the pilH gene encoding twitching motility response regulator PilH, whose translation is MARVLIIDDSPTETYKLTSMLEKNGHVVLTADNGEAGIALAQKELPDVVLMDVVMPGLNGFQATRQLSKMPETAHIPVIIVTTKDQQTDRVWGMRQGAKAYLAKPITQEVLMSAMAEVMR
- the pilG gene encoding twitching motility response regulator PilG, coding for MEVTYESLKVMVIDDSKTIRRTAETLLKKAGCMVITATDGFDALAKIADTRPDIIFVDIMMPRLDGYQTCALIKNNSEFKTTPVIMLSSKDGLFDKAKGRIVGSDQYLTKPFSKSELLGAIEAHVKHLKAS
- the gshB gene encoding glutathione synthase, giving the protein MAISLGVVMDPIADITFYKDTTLALLLAAQARGWSLHYMEQGDLYIQQGEARAGMRSLSVADNADGWFELGARADCKLGDLDVILMRKDPPFDNEYIYSTYILEAAQQQGALVVNDPRSLRDCNEKLFATQFPQCCPPLLVSRDMVRLREFHQSQGDVIFKPLDGMGGSRIFRCRADDPNVGVILETLTDFGRQLTMAQRYIPAISQGDKRILVVDGEAVPYCLARIPAQGETRGNLAAGGRGVAQPLSERDQWIVSQVAPSLKARGLMFVGLDVIGDYLTEINVTSPTCAREIDKAYGTGIGARLMDAIEPKLAAR